The Nitrospira sp. KM1 genome includes a window with the following:
- a CDS encoding catalase family peroxidase, whose product MPKALAAMAALTVSLVVPVLGFAQETAASQKSLAEQLVDAFTAVFGAHPGMRANHPKGVVLEGTFTPSASAASVSKAAHLKKQKKPVPVTVRFSAGSGLPSVPDTNDMPRGMAVKFSLPDGSKTDMVVLSYNGFPVATAEEFRDFLLAIASSGPDASKPTAIETFLSTHPAAKTFVETPKPPPVSYGTVAYFGINTFKFTNAKGATILGRYQLQPLAGAQYLAKEQVSDKGPDYLTAEIHDRVHRGPITFKLLVQVAEAGDKIDDPTIAWPDTRKTIELGTIAITKAVADSQAAEKKLLFVPGALTPGIEAADPMIAARSAAYIVSLSRRVQTNDKAK is encoded by the coding sequence ATGCCTAAAGCACTCGCAGCGATGGCCGCGCTGACCGTCTCGCTTGTGGTTCCTGTCTTAGGATTTGCCCAAGAGACAGCCGCAAGTCAAAAATCTCTGGCTGAACAACTGGTCGATGCCTTCACTGCCGTGTTCGGAGCCCATCCCGGCATGCGGGCCAATCACCCGAAGGGCGTCGTATTGGAAGGCACCTTCACTCCGAGCGCTTCGGCGGCATCGGTGAGCAAGGCTGCTCATCTGAAAAAACAGAAGAAACCGGTGCCGGTGACCGTCAGGTTCTCCGCCGGGTCGGGGCTGCCAAGCGTTCCCGATACCAACGACATGCCACGCGGTATGGCCGTGAAGTTTTCCCTTCCGGACGGGTCGAAAACGGATATGGTCGTGCTGTCCTACAACGGCTTTCCCGTTGCCACGGCCGAAGAATTCAGAGATTTCCTCCTCGCGATTGCGTCAAGCGGACCAGATGCCTCGAAGCCGACGGCCATCGAAACGTTTCTGAGCACACATCCTGCGGCAAAGACATTTGTGGAAACCCCCAAGCCTCCGCCCGTCAGCTACGGCACCGTCGCGTATTTCGGAATCAATACGTTCAAGTTCACCAATGCCAAGGGAGCCACGATACTGGGTCGCTACCAGCTACAACCCTTGGCCGGTGCGCAATACCTCGCCAAAGAACAGGTATCCGACAAGGGGCCTGATTATCTGACCGCTGAGATTCACGACCGGGTTCATCGCGGTCCCATCACGTTTAAGCTGCTCGTGCAGGTCGCTGAAGCAGGCGACAAGATTGACGATCCGACCATTGCATGGCCGGATACGAGAAAGACAATAGAGCTGGGTACGATCGCCATCACCAAGGCGGTCGCGGACAGTCAAGCCGCAGAGAAAAAACTGTTGTTCGTGCCGGGGGCTCTGACCCCAGGTATCGAGGCGGCGGACCCAATGATCGCCGCACGGTCGGCGGCCTATATCGTGTCGCTCTCCCGACGCGTCCAGACCAATGACAAAGCCAAATGA
- a CDS encoding helix-turn-helix transcriptional regulator, with product MPNSTLALDRVFYALADPTRRAVLERLSKKPAPVSELAAQFDMALPSFMQHLTVLEDCGLARSHKDGRVRTYHLEPRALRAAEQWMTKHRAIWETRLNQLDDYLTNMKETNR from the coding sequence ATGCCTAACTCTACCCTTGCCCTCGATCGCGTGTTCTATGCCCTGGCCGATCCCACCAGACGCGCCGTACTTGAACGATTGAGCAAGAAACCGGCTCCTGTCAGCGAACTGGCGGCGCAGTTCGATATGGCGCTCCCTTCGTTCATGCAGCACCTCACCGTCTTGGAAGATTGTGGTTTGGCGCGCTCACACAAAGACGGTCGGGTACGAACATACCACCTTGAGCCAAGAGCCCTGAGAGCAGCGGAGCAGTGGATGACCAAGCATCGGGCAATCTGGGAAACACGCCTCAACCAATTGGATGACTACCTCACGAACATGAAGGAGACGAACAGATGA
- a CDS encoding SRPBCC family protein — protein MTPMRHQPDSQLDLIFERIVDVPKELLWKAWTSPEHLKPWFTPAPWKTVDCEIDLRPGGIFRTVMRSPEGQEFPHVGCYLEIVPNEKLVWTNALLPGYRPAPPPADNVAACDTFLFTAILVFERHQKGTKYTALVVHKDEAGRKQHEEMGFHEGWGTAFDQLIVYAKTL, from the coding sequence ATGACGCCTATGAGACATCAGCCTGATTCTCAGCTCGATTTGATTTTTGAACGTATCGTCGATGTTCCGAAAGAACTGCTCTGGAAAGCCTGGACTTCCCCTGAACATCTCAAACCCTGGTTCACTCCAGCGCCATGGAAAACCGTCGATTGCGAAATCGATCTTCGGCCGGGCGGGATCTTCCGTACAGTGATGCGCTCGCCGGAAGGACAGGAATTTCCACATGTCGGCTGCTATCTTGAGATCGTCCCGAACGAGAAGCTCGTTTGGACGAATGCGCTGTTGCCAGGGTACCGCCCGGCTCCTCCACCGGCAGACAACGTGGCAGCCTGTGACACGTTCTTATTTACCGCCATCCTCGTCTTTGAACGACATCAGAAAGGAACAAAGTATACGGCGCTCGTGGTCCACAAGGACGAGGCGGGTCGGAAGCAGCATGAGGAAATGGGATTCCACGAAGGCTGGGGCACAGCATTCGATCAGCTCATAGTCTACGCAAAGACTCTCTAA
- a CDS encoding tetratricopeptide repeat protein codes for MRTLRLCTAILAMIPCAVYADLNGDFAACRRNILQIGSDPKSPAEQYCLGLSYAFALNHPKNRSTAASWFRKAAEQNYAPAQAILGYLYERGDGVRTDPVEAAKWYRKAAEQGHDDGLFNMGRAYEHGIGLTKDLGQARTYYSKAAAAGSRDAQQALAGLGQATEPLTPDQDKINAGLRLYKAKDFAGAAKIFQKLAEQGHPRAQYRMAYQYERGEGVRKNCDDAARWYRKSADQGYAEAQNYLGMMYEDGICVKEDWAEAVRWVRKSADQGNPDGIFLLGRVYQFGMTVPQSRQEAIRWFDKAGDKGHDQANYWSNQLKGRNTYIGFRNDAERDAVVGLKLRMVTLNIEPVGRTFRNSSERMAYLMQAGKQADDEEAMLQWEWKNREYKACRDAGGSGCIAPDPPR; via the coding sequence ATGAGGACTCTTCGCCTCTGTACCGCTATCCTTGCCATGATTCCCTGCGCCGTGTACGCGGATCTGAATGGCGATTTCGCTGCCTGCCGCCGGAATATTCTTCAGATCGGGTCAGACCCCAAGTCTCCTGCCGAGCAATATTGTCTAGGGCTCTCATATGCCTTTGCGCTGAATCATCCGAAAAACCGATCCACCGCTGCGTCATGGTTTCGAAAAGCGGCAGAGCAAAACTACGCACCGGCCCAGGCCATACTCGGATACCTCTATGAGCGCGGCGATGGGGTGAGGACCGATCCCGTTGAGGCGGCAAAATGGTATCGAAAGGCCGCGGAGCAGGGACATGACGACGGGCTCTTCAATATGGGGCGAGCCTATGAGCACGGCATCGGGCTCACGAAGGACTTGGGGCAGGCCAGGACCTATTACTCGAAGGCAGCGGCGGCCGGATCGCGGGATGCTCAGCAGGCGCTTGCCGGCCTTGGCCAAGCGACGGAGCCCCTCACTCCGGACCAGGATAAAATCAATGCAGGATTGCGGTTGTACAAGGCGAAGGATTTTGCAGGAGCAGCCAAGATCTTTCAGAAGTTGGCCGAGCAAGGGCATCCCCGGGCGCAATATCGGATGGCCTACCAATATGAGCGTGGGGAGGGCGTTCGCAAGAATTGCGATGACGCGGCGCGATGGTATCGAAAGTCGGCAGATCAGGGATATGCGGAAGCCCAAAACTATTTGGGCATGATGTATGAAGACGGAATCTGCGTGAAGGAAGATTGGGCAGAAGCGGTCCGATGGGTCCGCAAGAGCGCCGATCAGGGAAATCCAGACGGGATCTTTCTGCTTGGACGCGTCTATCAATTCGGCATGACGGTGCCGCAGAGCCGACAAGAGGCGATCCGCTGGTTCGACAAAGCCGGCGATAAGGGGCACGACCAGGCCAACTACTGGTCGAATCAATTGAAGGGACGCAATACGTACATCGGATTTCGGAATGACGCGGAACGCGATGCGGTCGTGGGATTGAAACTGCGGATGGTTACGCTGAACATCGAGCCGGTCGGCCGAACGTTCCGGAATTCCTCCGAGCGCATGGCCTATCTTATGCAGGCTGGGAAACAAGCGGATGACGAAGAGGCCATGCTGCAGTGGGAATGGAAAAATCGTGAGTACAAGGCCTGCCGCGATGCCGGCGGCTCCGGATGCATCGCGCCTGATCCACCGCGGTGA
- a CDS encoding DUF2630 family protein — protein MVMSEKDTDQPVLTHIEKLVTEEHQLFSRGNQRALTEADQKRLTTIQVELDQCWDLLRQRRGLRDAGQDPKEAHVRPSTVVEGYEQ, from the coding sequence TTGGTTATGAGCGAGAAAGACACGGATCAGCCTGTGCTGACACATATTGAGAAACTTGTCACGGAAGAGCATCAGTTGTTTTCGCGTGGAAACCAACGAGCCCTGACCGAAGCCGATCAAAAGCGGCTGACCACTATTCAAGTCGAATTGGATCAGTGCTGGGACCTACTCCGCCAACGTAGAGGGCTACGGGATGCGGGACAAGATCCCAAAGAGGCTCATGTGAGACCGTCTACGGTTGTCGAAGGCTACGAACAGTAA
- a CDS encoding ATP-binding protein, with protein MKAAELRTLPLFAGLTEAESNCLEHGEEIQVPAGELLIREGSPAEYFYVILEGEIRVTKLYGGQEIMMTTHTPGKFFGEVPLLLNIPHMVDGKARKPSRLLRYSREAFWSMMRGCPSVATEILRTMATRLRALEGFSQQREKLVSLGTMAAGLAHELNNPASAARRAAADLRVAAAGFPSLACRLNKRQLSQRQSDALIQIQQDIAARSARQSVALDPVARSDQEEQVAAWLNRHGVSDSWDLAGTFVGTLLDQTWLEHVAGQFPADAMADVLKWVAGTLTIEDLVRQVDQSTTRISDLVNAVKSYSYEGRAPLQAVDIHEGLESTLTILSHKLKHLTVSKEYDKTIPVIHAYGNELNQVWTNLIDNASDAAGPSGHIWIRTRREDNMVVVEIQDNGPGIAEEIRPRLFEPFFTTKGVGKGTGLGLIISYRIISDRHSGEIEFESKPGDTRFFVRLPLAQPGTPIASE; from the coding sequence ATGAAGGCTGCCGAACTCCGAACGCTTCCATTATTCGCCGGTCTGACCGAAGCCGAGAGCAATTGTCTCGAGCACGGTGAAGAGATTCAAGTGCCTGCGGGCGAACTGTTGATTCGCGAAGGCTCTCCGGCGGAGTATTTCTATGTGATTCTCGAAGGGGAGATTCGGGTCACCAAGCTTTATGGCGGGCAGGAAATCATGATGACGACCCACACGCCGGGCAAATTTTTTGGGGAAGTCCCCCTCCTGCTCAACATTCCCCATATGGTAGACGGCAAAGCCAGAAAGCCTTCCCGCCTCCTGCGCTACTCCAGGGAGGCCTTCTGGTCAATGATGCGGGGATGTCCCTCCGTGGCCACGGAAATCCTGCGCACGATGGCCACTCGCCTACGTGCCCTGGAAGGATTTTCACAGCAACGAGAAAAACTCGTGTCCTTGGGGACGATGGCGGCCGGCTTAGCCCATGAACTGAACAACCCGGCCTCCGCCGCTCGGCGAGCCGCCGCCGACTTACGCGTGGCGGCCGCCGGTTTCCCCTCGCTGGCCTGTCGTCTCAACAAACGGCAATTATCGCAGCGCCAGTCCGATGCTCTGATACAGATCCAACAAGATATTGCCGCTCGGTCCGCGCGACAATCGGTAGCGCTGGACCCTGTGGCTCGAAGTGATCAGGAAGAACAGGTGGCGGCGTGGCTGAACCGGCATGGAGTGAGCGATTCATGGGACCTTGCGGGAACATTCGTGGGAACGTTACTCGATCAGACCTGGCTTGAGCACGTGGCCGGTCAGTTTCCAGCCGATGCGATGGCCGACGTGCTCAAGTGGGTCGCCGGCACGCTCACGATAGAAGACCTCGTCCGGCAGGTCGATCAAAGCACGACTCGCATCTCCGACCTCGTCAATGCCGTCAAATCATATTCCTACGAAGGCCGTGCGCCGCTTCAGGCCGTTGATATTCATGAGGGGTTGGAAAGTACGCTGACAATCCTATCGCACAAGCTCAAACATCTCACGGTGTCCAAAGAGTACGACAAGACGATTCCGGTCATCCACGCGTACGGCAATGAACTCAACCAAGTGTGGACAAACTTGATCGACAATGCGAGCGATGCAGCCGGACCCAGTGGACACATTTGGATCCGCACACGTCGGGAAGACAACATGGTGGTCGTCGAAATTCAGGACAACGGGCCTGGCATCGCGGAGGAGATCCGCCCCCGCCTCTTTGAACCCTTCTTCACAACCAAAGGAGTCGGCAAGGGGACCGGCCTCGGTCTGATTATCAGCTATCGCATCATTAGCGACCGGCACAGCGGCGAAATTGAGTTCGAATCCAAACCGGGCGACACACGATTTTTCGTACGCCTTCCTCTCGCGCAGCCCGGCACTCCCATCGCATCCGAATGA
- a CDS encoding response regulator, translating to MAPKPVLMTVDDDTDVLRAIERDLRRKYAEQYRILRADSGAVALDALKQLKSRSESVALLLVDQRMPNMTGVEFLEQALEFHPEAKRALLTAYADTDAAIQAINSAHIDYYLMKPWHPPEERLYPVLNDLLEDWQASFRPSFEGIRVIGHRWSPQAHQIKEFLSRNYIPYRWLDIEKDPEAPVLLNTIGTGDQQLPVLLFTDGSSLVKPTPGLIAEKVGFRVRAEQAFYDLIVIGAGPAGLAAAVYGGSEGLRTMLIEREAPGGQAGMSSRIENYLGFPSGLSGQDLARRALTQARRFGVELLSPQEAVGLQVAGPARIVKLADGSEVSGKTLLIATGVSYRTLEVPGIERLAGAGVYYGAGMTEALACKGEDVFVVGGANSAGQAAIYFARYARQVTLLVRGESLTQSMSHYLIERIKQTPNILVETNASVAEAQGNGRLDALVIEQTKAGERRTVPAGSLFILIGAMPYTDWLGDIVSRDEHGFILSGTDLLREGCLPSGWPLARPPYLFETSVPGVFVAGDARHGSIKRVASGVGEGTIAQKMIERYLEEM from the coding sequence ATGGCTCCTAAACCCGTCTTAATGACAGTCGACGACGACACTGACGTGCTGCGCGCCATCGAACGTGATTTGCGTCGGAAGTACGCAGAACAGTACCGGATCCTTCGAGCCGATTCGGGGGCCGTCGCTCTGGACGCGCTCAAACAACTCAAATCGCGAAGTGAATCCGTCGCGCTCCTGTTGGTCGATCAACGTATGCCGAACATGACGGGTGTCGAGTTTTTGGAACAGGCTCTGGAGTTTCATCCGGAGGCAAAACGTGCGCTGCTCACCGCGTATGCGGACACCGACGCCGCCATCCAGGCCATCAACAGCGCGCATATCGATTATTACCTCATGAAGCCTTGGCATCCTCCGGAGGAACGGCTCTATCCGGTTTTGAATGACTTACTCGAAGACTGGCAGGCTTCGTTTCGCCCCTCCTTCGAAGGCATTCGTGTGATTGGTCATCGATGGTCCCCGCAAGCCCATCAGATTAAGGAATTTCTCAGCCGTAACTATATTCCCTATCGATGGCTGGATATTGAGAAAGATCCGGAGGCACCTGTCCTCCTCAACACTATCGGCACTGGAGATCAGCAACTGCCCGTTCTGTTGTTTACGGACGGATCATCTCTGGTGAAGCCGACTCCCGGCTTGATAGCGGAAAAGGTCGGCTTTCGCGTGAGAGCTGAGCAGGCTTTCTATGACCTCATTGTGATTGGGGCCGGACCGGCCGGCCTCGCTGCGGCCGTATACGGGGGCTCCGAGGGTCTTCGAACGATGTTGATCGAACGCGAGGCTCCCGGCGGCCAGGCTGGAATGAGTTCGCGAATAGAAAACTATCTCGGCTTTCCGTCCGGACTCAGTGGTCAGGACCTGGCTCGCCGCGCGCTGACGCAGGCACGGCGTTTCGGCGTCGAATTGCTCAGTCCTCAGGAGGCTGTCGGACTACAGGTGGCCGGCCCTGCACGCATCGTGAAATTGGCCGACGGCAGCGAGGTAAGCGGAAAGACCCTCCTGATTGCGACCGGCGTCTCGTATCGCACACTTGAGGTTCCGGGTATCGAACGCCTCGCCGGAGCCGGCGTGTATTACGGAGCCGGCATGACGGAAGCTCTCGCCTGCAAGGGGGAAGATGTTTTCGTTGTAGGAGGGGCCAATTCGGCCGGACAGGCAGCCATTTACTTCGCGCGATACGCCAGGCAGGTGACTCTCCTCGTGCGAGGCGAGTCGTTGACGCAGAGCATGTCGCACTACCTCATCGAGCGCATCAAGCAGACCCCCAACATTCTTGTGGAAACCAATGCATCGGTTGCTGAAGCACAGGGAAATGGCCGGCTCGATGCGCTCGTGATCGAACAGACCAAGGCCGGAGAACGTCGCACTGTCCCGGCTGGATCTCTATTCATTCTGATCGGCGCAATGCCTTATACGGACTGGCTGGGAGATATCGTCAGCCGGGACGAACACGGCTTTATCCTGAGCGGAACGGACCTGTTGCGCGAAGGCTGTCTCCCCTCAGGATGGCCCCTCGCCAGACCTCCTTACCTTTTCGAAACCAGCGTGCCTGGCGTGTTCGTGGCCGGCGATGCCCGGCATGGCTCTATTAAGCGGGTGGCCTCAGGCGTCGGAGAGGGGACCATCGCCCAAAAAATGATTGAGCGCTATCTCGAAGAAATGTGA
- a CDS encoding thioredoxin domain-containing protein has translation MKHKTPHAGNSALDITGQDHVQGAVNAAVTLVEYGDFECPYSRLAAHTVKKLQQQFGNELRFVFRHFPLTAKHPHALIASEAAEAAASERRFWLMYDLLFDSQDRLERSDLMEYAGQLELDPKRFDRALTEHRYLDRVKTDVASGKQHGVDGTPTFFINGRRQDEDDLPKLQAAIRQALHNQYGIQ, from the coding sequence ATGAAACACAAAACGCCGCATGCCGGCAATTCGGCTCTCGACATCACCGGGCAGGATCACGTTCAAGGAGCGGTGAATGCGGCCGTCACGCTCGTCGAATATGGAGACTTCGAGTGCCCATACTCGCGACTAGCCGCCCATACCGTGAAGAAGCTGCAACAACAGTTCGGAAACGAACTCCGGTTTGTGTTCCGCCACTTTCCGCTGACGGCCAAACATCCCCATGCGCTCATCGCATCCGAAGCAGCGGAAGCTGCCGCTTCCGAGAGACGCTTCTGGCTGATGTACGATCTCTTGTTTGATAGTCAGGACCGGCTCGAGCGGAGTGATTTAATGGAGTATGCCGGGCAACTGGAGCTTGATCCAAAACGGTTTGATCGGGCGTTGACCGAACACCGATACCTCGATCGTGTGAAGACGGATGTGGCGAGTGGGAAGCAACACGGGGTCGACGGCACGCCGACATTCTTCATTAACGGCCGCCGGCAGGATGAAGACGATCTTCCGAAGCTACAAGCTGCCATCCGGCAGGCGCTTCACAATCAGTACGGCATTCAATAG
- a CDS encoding nuclear transport factor 2 family protein produces MDPQLPAIVRTYIDAKNAFDVNVALECFSDDAVVHDEQTDRRGKQDIKRWLEETINKYHDQLRPIRFTEQNDTIVLTAEISGTFDGSPVELDFHFSLQSGKILNLSIA; encoded by the coding sequence ATGGATCCACAATTGCCCGCCATTGTTCGGACTTACATTGACGCCAAGAACGCCTTTGATGTGAACGTGGCTCTCGAGTGCTTCAGTGACGATGCAGTGGTGCACGATGAACAAACAGACCGTCGCGGGAAACAAGACATCAAGCGATGGCTCGAAGAGACGATCAACAAATACCACGACCAGCTTCGGCCGATTCGATTCACCGAGCAGAATGATACAATCGTGCTGACAGCGGAGATTTCAGGGACATTCGACGGCAGTCCTGTGGAACTCGATTTTCACTTTAGTCTCCAGAGCGGCAAGATCTTAAACCTCTCGATTGCTTAG
- a CDS encoding DUF1398 family protein — MNSQRILDAARATIAGSLPFPEIVRHLIESGVEFYHVDYILLRFTFYGADAGTVVAPVIYEGLPAVARDFDVTALRQAILDSQQKGQQHREFSQRAMRAGVQGYFAFLNGKRVTYLGRQGEQYTEWFPGAGPDATSSRP, encoded by the coding sequence GTGAATTCTCAACGTATATTGGACGCGGCTCGTGCCACCATTGCCGGATCTCTGCCATTTCCGGAAATCGTCCGTCATCTCATCGAGTCAGGCGTCGAGTTTTACCATGTCGACTATATTCTGCTGCGATTCACTTTCTATGGAGCTGATGCGGGTACCGTTGTCGCGCCGGTAATTTATGAAGGCTTGCCGGCCGTCGCGCGAGATTTCGACGTGACGGCCTTACGCCAAGCTATTCTGGATAGCCAGCAGAAGGGGCAACAGCATCGAGAATTCTCACAGCGTGCCATGCGAGCTGGAGTGCAAGGCTACTTCGCATTTCTGAACGGAAAGCGTGTGACCTATCTCGGTAGGCAAGGTGAGCAATATACTGAATGGTTTCCGGGGGCTGGTCCCGATGCAACCTCCTCACGCCCCTGA
- a CDS encoding 4-oxalocrotonate tautomerase family protein, with protein MPYVNVQITKGATRAQKAQLVREVTDSLVRILGKKPEHTHVVIQEIAEADWGFSGLLTDEWKKRRSRKTRS; from the coding sequence ATGCCGTATGTCAATGTTCAGATCACCAAGGGTGCGACCAGAGCCCAGAAAGCCCAGCTCGTGCGGGAGGTCACGGATTCACTCGTCCGCATACTCGGGAAAAAGCCTGAGCATACTCATGTCGTCATACAGGAAATTGCGGAAGCGGACTGGGGATTTTCAGGATTACTGACCGACGAATGGAAGAAGCGCCGATCCCGCAAAACGAGATCATAG
- a CDS encoding NAD(P)-dependent alcohol dehydrogenase, which produces MYKTKAYSAASPTSSLIPTTITRRDPTEHDIQIEILFCGICHSDLHQARNEWSGAMPTVYPCIPGHEIVGRVLQAGTAVKTFKAGDLAAVGCMVDSDRTCTDCLDGLEQFCKNVTLTYNFPDKHLGGVTYGGYSDSIVVDERFVLRIPANINLAGAAPLLCAGITTYSPMRHWGVTKGKKVGVVGLGGLGHMAVKFAHALGAHVVIFTTSANKKEDALRLGANEVVISRNSDEMKKHAGSFDFILDAVSADHDINAYIELLRRDGTITLVGAPEKPLAVAAFGLLFGRRSLSGSPIGGIPETQEMLDFCGKHNITADVEVIPIQKVNEAYDRLLKSDVKYRFSIDMASLRSE; this is translated from the coding sequence ATGTACAAAACAAAAGCTTATTCAGCTGCCAGTCCGACATCTTCGCTTATCCCCACCACGATTACGCGTCGTGACCCAACTGAACATGACATCCAGATCGAAATTCTCTTCTGCGGGATCTGCCACTCCGATCTCCATCAGGCCCGTAACGAGTGGAGCGGGGCCATGCCAACCGTGTATCCATGCATCCCGGGCCATGAGATCGTCGGTCGAGTCCTTCAAGCGGGCACGGCGGTCAAGACGTTCAAGGCCGGTGACCTCGCCGCGGTTGGCTGCATGGTCGACTCGGACCGGACCTGCACAGACTGCCTGGATGGTCTTGAACAGTTTTGTAAGAATGTCACCCTCACCTATAATTTTCCGGACAAGCACCTCGGAGGCGTCACGTATGGTGGCTACTCTGACAGTATCGTTGTCGATGAACGTTTCGTCCTGCGCATTCCTGCCAACATCAATTTAGCGGGGGCCGCGCCGCTGCTGTGTGCCGGTATCACCACCTACTCCCCCATGCGCCATTGGGGCGTCACGAAAGGGAAGAAGGTTGGTGTGGTGGGGCTTGGGGGACTAGGCCATATGGCCGTGAAGTTTGCTCATGCGCTCGGAGCGCACGTCGTGATCTTTACGACTTCGGCCAACAAGAAGGAGGATGCCCTTCGTCTCGGGGCGAACGAAGTCGTCATCTCCCGCAATTCTGACGAGATGAAGAAGCATGCCGGCAGCTTTGACTTCATCCTCGACGCCGTCTCGGCCGATCATGATATCAACGCCTATATCGAACTTCTGCGCCGTGATGGCACCATCACCCTCGTCGGTGCACCGGAAAAACCTCTCGCCGTCGCTGCCTTCGGTCTCTTGTTCGGACGCCGCAGCCTCTCCGGTTCACCCATCGGCGGCATTCCAGAAACCCAGGAGATGCTGGACTTTTGTGGGAAACACAACATCACCGCGGATGTCGAGGTGATCCCGATTCAGAAGGTCAACGAGGCCTACGACAGACTGCTCAAGTCCGATGTCAAGTACCGCTTCTCCATCGATATGGCTTCTCTCAGATCAGAGTAA
- a CDS encoding hemerythrin domain-containing protein, whose protein sequence is MKKGKLQELADSSHAQSAHSVVKLLVADHDLMRTLMDEVKSQKATPAKQKLAFKELKRTVQSHVKAEESTFLTLIEHHPKFEDRALEGYEEHRVHETILSGITHVREETRQIQQMKVFCEILEHHLDEEEEYLFPRFKKYAALSTRRKIGRRFLKVRKRTDTMSKKRGAARFS, encoded by the coding sequence ATGAAGAAGGGCAAACTACAGGAGTTGGCGGACTCGAGCCACGCGCAGTCTGCGCATAGCGTCGTCAAGTTGCTCGTCGCCGATCACGACCTGATGCGCACACTCATGGATGAAGTGAAATCGCAGAAGGCCACACCGGCGAAGCAAAAATTGGCGTTCAAAGAACTCAAACGCACGGTGCAATCGCATGTGAAGGCCGAAGAATCGACCTTTCTCACCTTGATTGAACATCATCCCAAGTTTGAAGACCGAGCACTCGAAGGGTACGAAGAACATCGCGTTCACGAGACGATTCTCTCCGGCATTACCCATGTCCGGGAGGAAACGCGACAAATCCAACAGATGAAAGTGTTCTGCGAGATTCTCGAGCATCACCTCGACGAAGAAGAGGAATATCTCTTTCCACGATTCAAAAAGTATGCGGCTCTCTCTACGCGAAGGAAGATTGGCAGGCGCTTCCTCAAGGTCAGGAAACGGACCGATACGATGTCGAAGAAGCGCGGCGCCGCTCGCTTCTCGTGA